A stretch of Sphingomonas sp. JUb134 DNA encodes these proteins:
- a CDS encoding transporter produces MRRIAGAALAAALLVPVAAQARDYCPTRPGLGENPCVVEKGTLSVETALADWEHDRSAEERTDTLLVADTLLRFGVSDRAELQLEWQPYGRDVTRDRVLGETERKDRVGDVTLGARVNLANPDGSGFSWAVQPSVTLPVGRQPIGGGDWGASLIVPVAYALGDTLTLELTPEVAAEVDEDGRGRHLAYGNVLGLELELTDALSTTLEGEVRRDDDPVEPATIVRGALALAWMANDDTQLDVGTAFGLNHDTPDLRLYAGIARRF; encoded by the coding sequence TTGAGGCGGATCGCCGGGGCCGCACTCGCGGCCGCGCTGCTGGTGCCCGTGGCTGCCCAGGCGCGGGACTATTGCCCGACGCGCCCGGGCCTGGGCGAAAACCCGTGCGTAGTCGAGAAGGGCACCCTCTCGGTCGAGACGGCGCTGGCCGACTGGGAGCATGATCGCAGCGCCGAGGAGCGCACCGACACGCTGCTCGTCGCCGACACGCTGCTACGTTTCGGCGTCAGCGACCGCGCCGAACTGCAGCTGGAATGGCAGCCCTATGGCCGCGACGTGACCCGCGACCGGGTGCTTGGCGAAACGGAGCGCAAGGACCGCGTCGGGGATGTCACGCTCGGCGCGCGCGTGAACCTCGCCAATCCGGACGGCTCCGGCTTTTCCTGGGCGGTGCAGCCGTCGGTGACGCTTCCGGTCGGTCGCCAGCCGATCGGTGGCGGCGACTGGGGCGCGAGCCTGATCGTGCCCGTCGCCTATGCGCTCGGCGACACGCTCACGCTGGAGCTGACGCCGGAGGTGGCGGCCGAGGTCGACGAGGACGGCCGCGGCCGGCACTTGGCCTATGGCAACGTCCTCGGCCTGGAACTGGAGCTCACCGACGCGCTCTCCACCACGCTGGAAGGCGAGGTGCGGCGCGACGACGATCCGGTCGAACCCGCCACCATTGTCCGCGGCGCGCTCGCGCTGGCGTGGATGGCGAACGACGACACGCAGCTCGATGTCGGCACCGCCTTCGGCCTCAACCACGACACGCCGGACCTGCGCCTCTACGCCGGGATCGCCCGCCGCTTCTGA